A stretch of the Takifugu flavidus isolate HTHZ2018 chromosome 1, ASM371156v2, whole genome shotgun sequence genome encodes the following:
- the LOC130526992 gene encoding LOW QUALITY PROTEIN: homeobox protein Hox-A3-like (The sequence of the model RefSeq protein was modified relative to this genomic sequence to represent the inferred CDS: deleted 1 base in 1 codon), translated as MEMQKNGSAHDLQPQQQHFFSQPSADVTGFSCCTRQAAAHAHLAQACTPERATPRRSKQQNSKAPANRKIFPWMKESRHSDEKSSSRIAECTEKTSAVATASKRTRTAYTSAQLVELEKEFHFSRYLCRPRRVEMASLLNLQERQIKIWFQNRRMKQKKDERVHGLATARTTSSSSSPPTSPSAPGSPTLSSLGYVQLGGDYQPASPPLRSQQPQTRAAFTAECSKYPSFAHDQQLNAQYDTHGSSHAPDPNLELYFPQFATQDRIMQAPKLTHL; from the exons ATGGAAATGCAGAAAAACGGCAGCGCACACGACctccagccgcagcagcagcacttctTCAGCCAGCCTTCGGCTGATGTCACCGGCTTTAGCTGCTGCACCCGTCAGGCGGCCGCGCACGCACATTTGGCGCAGGCGTGCACGCCGGAGCGCGCA ACTCCCCGGAGGTcaaagcagcagaacagcaaagCTCCTGCGAACAGGAAGATTTTCCCCTGGATGAAGGAGTCCAGACACTCAGatgagaaaagcagcagcagaatcgcAG aatgcaccgAGAAAACTTCGGCCGTAGCGACAGCCTCCAAAAGGACGCGCACGGCGTACACCAGTGCGCaactggtggagctggagaaggagttccACTTCAGCCGCTACCTGTGCAGGCCGCGGCGGGTGGAGATGGCCAGCCTGCTCAACCTCCAAGAGAGGCAGATcaagatctggttccagaaccggaGAATGAAGCAGAAGAAGGACGAGCGAGTGCACGGCCTCGCCACGGCCagaaccacctcctcctcctcctcacctccgaCCTCCCCCTCCGCCCCAGGCAGCCCCACTCTGTCGAGCCTGGGTTATGTCCAACTGGGCGGGGATTACCAGCCGGCCTCCCCTCCGCTCAGGTCCCAGCAACCGCAGACCCGGGCGGCGTTTACGGCAGAATGTTCCAAATATCCCAGTTTCGCGCATGACCAGCAGCTAAATGCGCAGTACGACACGCACGGCAGCTCACACGCCCCGGACCCGAACCTGGAGCTTTATTTCCCTCAGTTCGCCACTCAGGACAGAATTATGCAGGCTCCGAAACTGACGCATCTGTAG
- the hoxb1b gene encoding homeobox protein Hox-B1b — translation MSSYLDYPVCNRGTNIFSAKPGYHNLNHGYLSSNSCATSDSYAPDGRLAAPTSAPHQSPGLPLHHQTHLDLPFAAPGNSVYGSHLDYGHHQYGLAPEQDRSYVHPQVSPLGTNMAPYTGDSCGPAAANGSQYLHFGNGEQRLQEYPDNVYARLPPQSKKESEHVEETCKTFDWMKVKRNPPKTGGASEFGVPGQHNVIRTNFTTKQLTELEKEFHFNKYLTRARRVEVAASLELNETQVKIWFQNRRMKQKKREKLGGVLVHREKASGPESSPKAKESEP, via the exons ATGAGCTCCTACTTAGATTATCCCGTGTGCAACCGGGGGACAAACATTTTCAGTGCCAAGCCCGGATACCACAACTTGAACCATGGATATTTGTCGTCCAACTCGTGCGCAACAAGTGATAGTTACGCACCGGACGGGCGCTTGGCTGCTCCCACGTCTGCGCCACACCAGAGCCCGGGCCTCCCCCTGCACCACCAGACACACCTGGATCTGCCGTTCGCAGCACCGGGGAACTCCGTGTACGGCTCTCATCTGGACTACGGACATCATCAGTACGGCCTCGCCCCCGAACAGGACCGCAGCTACGTGCACCCACAGGTTTCACCGCTGGGAACCAACATGGCTCCCTACACGGGGGACAGCTGCGGGCCCGCTGCTGCGAACGGCAGCCAGTACCTGCATTTCGGCAACGGGGAGCAGAGGTTGCAAGAGTATCCAGACAACGTTTACGCGCGGCTGCCTCCCCAGAGTAAAAAAGAGTCGGAGCATGTGGAGGAAACTTGTAAGACATTCGACTGGATGAAAGTCAAGAGGAATCCACCCAAAACAG GCGGCGCGTCGGAGTTCGGGGTTCCCGGCCAGCACAACGTGATCCGGACCAACTTCACCACCAAACAGCTGAccgagctggagaaggagttccACTTCAACAAGTACCTGACGCGGGcgcggagggtggaggtggcCGCCAGCCTGGAGCTGAACGAGACGCAGGTgaagatctggttccagaaccgcaGAATGAAGCAGAAGAAACGGGAGAAGCTGGGCGGCGTTTTGGTCCACAGAGAGAAGGCGTCCGGCCCGGAGAGCTCTCCAAAGGCGAAGGAGAGTGAACcgtga